In [Phormidium] sp. ETS-05, the genomic window AACAGCAACTGGAGACCAACAACCAAGTATTGCCACCGGAAACCTACATCCTGGCGATCGGCGATCGAACCGACCCAGATATCTACATTCCCTGGAATGAAACCCCAATCTCCACAGAAGGCGAAGAAGGGAGATGGGGAGACGGGGAGACTGGGAGTCGAGAAGACACCCCCCCATCCTCCCCGGTTCTGCCAGGGAGATTGCCAACCAATCAAGTCAAAAAAATCGATCGCACTCTCAACCTCACCGTCACCCCCCTAACCAACCCCGAAGGTGGCGTCCGAGGCGGTTTAGTCGTCTTAGAAGACATCAGCCGCGAAAAACGGATGCGCGCCACCATGTATCGTTATATGACCCCCGGTGTCGCCGAGCGGGTGATGGAACTTGGGGAAGATTCCCTGATGGTGGGAGAGCGCAAAGAAGTCACCATCCTATTTTCCGACATTCGCGGCTACACCACCATCACCGAAAACCGCAGCGCTTCCGAGGTAGTGGCGCTGCTCAATGGCTATTTTGAAACTATGGTGGAAGCAGTGTTTAACTGTGAAGGCACCTTGGATAAATTCATCGGCGATGCTTTGATGGCGGTTTTCGGCGCCCCCCTCCCTCTGAAAGACCACGCCTGGAAAGCCGTTAAGTCGGCCCTGGATATGCGCTATCGTCTGGAAGAATTTAACCGCCGTTCCATTATTGACAATCAGCCGGAAATTCGCATTGGCATTGGCATTTCTTCGGGAGAAGTGGTTTCCGGTAATATTGGCTCCCAAAAGCGGATGGACTACACAGTGATTGGCGATGGTGTAAACCTCAGCTCCCGTTTGGAGAGTATCACCAAAGAGTATAAGTGTGATATTATTCTCAGCGAATACACTTATAACTTGTGCCCCGATCGGATTTTGGTGCGCGAGTTAGACCGGGTGAGAGTCAAAGGCAAAAACGAAGCCGTCAGCATCTATGAACTCATCGGCGATATCACCGATCCCATCCCGAGCGACGTGGCCAAGTTTTTAGAAATCTATGCTAAAGGTCGCGCCGCTTACGTCGCCAGAAAATTCCAGCGGGCTATTAGTATTTTTCAACAGGCTAAAGAAATTCGTGAGGACGATCGGGCTGTAGAAATTCACATCAAACGCGCCCGCAACTATCTACAATTTCCACCCCCAGACTCTTGGGATGGTGCCTATACAATGGATAGCAAATAATTACTACATAATCGATTTTACCCACAAAGTTTATTTCATATAATTGATAGATTCTGATGCTAAGCCGTAGGGTGGGCAGTGCCTGACGTTACCTGTGATCACCAGTAGGGGCGAATGGCCATTCGCCCCTACAGAATTCGCCCCTACAGAAATACTACTTATAGTCATTTCAAATAACGATGAGACAAGCCAAAGAGTTGCCCTCTATCCCCCAACCCCTTTCTCCCAACCCAACGACAAAACTCAGGGGGAGAAAGGGGAGTAGGTTCTCCCCTCTCCCTTTTTGGGAGAGGGGCTAGGGGTGAGGGCTGGATTCGGGGTTTAACCAAAAAAACATTCTCATTCTTAATTGAAATGACTATATTTGCCGCCAATATATCTGGTTAATCACTACATCAAAAGGGTATAACTCTAACTACCTCTGTAGAATCTGTGCCTGCAGTGGTTAAGGTCACTATCATGCTTGGACCCGATCGGGTGGGGGGGCAGGAGAGAGGGGCACTCGCAGAAATCGGAGCAAAACACCCAATCTTGGGTAGAATAAGTCTGCCCAAGGCAGACAAACCGGCTGGGTTTGGCAGCCAGAGGACGGTGCAACCAGAGCAATTGATGGAGTTTTTATGTCGGAAGCGGAGAAGCTGTACGAAGGAAAAGCCAAAATTATCTATCCCACCGCCGAACCAGAGGTGTTGTTGACGTACTTTAAAGACGACGCCACGGCGTTTAACGCCCAGAAGCGGGGAACGATCGCTGGTAAAGGCGCCATCAACTGTACTATCAGCAGCAAAATCTTTCAGCGTCTAGAGAGAGAAGGTATCCCCACCCACTTTATCGACCAACCGGAACCAAACCAAATGCGGGTGCGGCGGGTGACGATCGTCCCGGTGGAAGTAGTAGTCAGGAACATCGCTGCCGGGAGCCTGTGCAAGCAAACCGGATTACCTCCCGGCAAAGAGCTGAAACCTCCTCTAGTAGAATTCTTCTATAAAAACGACGCTTTGGGAGACCCCCTCCTCACGATCGAGCGACTGTTGGTTATGGAACTGGCCACAAAAGAGCAAGTAGAGCAATTGCGGGATATGGCATTGCGGATTAATGAACTCCTCAAAGGAATTTTCCACGAGTGCGGAATTACCCTAGTGGACTTCAAACTGGAGTTCGGTATCGACAGTGACGGGAAACTTTTACTGGCGGATGAAATCAGTCCAGACACTTGCCGCCTCTGGGACGAAGCCGAAGCCGATCCGCAAAAGCGGGTAATGGATAAAGACCGGTTCCGCCTTGATTTGGGTCAAGTAGAGGCGGCTTATGAACGGGTGCTGGAGCGAATTTTGGGTGGCAACATTGTGACGTAGGCTTTTTTCTGGCGAGGACAAGCCAACTACCAAGTGGCGCTTTCTTTCCAGCCTGCGATTCCAGTAGCGCCGAAGGCGCGCAAAACAAAGACTTTTAGGGCGTAAAAGTGGCAAAAACGAAAATCACCGCTAATCTGCCGTCGCGCCGGAGGCGCGCTACGGAAATCCTTGGGGCAGTTATGGCTGCCTCAACCATCCTGACTGTTACCGACCCCAGCCTGGGAGAAACGATACTTAGTGGTTCCAACGAACTAACCAATCCTCCCACCAACAGCCCCAGTTTGGCGACTCACACCCCTGACCCCGATCGGGAGACTGCGATCGCTACCAGCGACAACCCAGGGGCGGATGCGGAGGTTTCAAACCTGCCTGCAGTGGCAAGCAATATTGATTCCACCCTAGACACACCTCCCCAAACTGCTTTTGACAGCGGGACAATGGAGATACCAGAAGTATTTCCACCCAGTCCCTTGGTCTCCGTTGCCCCCCCTCTCCCCCTCTCCCCGTCTCTTGCCCCGATCGAACTCGAACCATCCCCTCCTCTCCCCATCCCTTTGGCGGAAATGAACTTAACAGATTCCCCAGGGGGGACATTAGGAGTCTTATCTCAGAACCAAACCACGCCACCGCCAGTTATCCCGCCCCAACCGACTCAGACAACACCGCCGCCCGTTGTCCCACCCCAACCAACTCCCACAGAACCGAGAAATGAGCCGGTGCCCTCTCCCGGCAACCAAACACCCCCGCCAGTGACTCCTGGTGGCAGACAAACTCAACCAACGCCGCCAGCAGGTCAGCAACGCCAGGAACCCGATGTGTTAGTGGCAGAGGTGGCAGTAAGCGGGGTAGAAGGGCAGCTCAAAGATGAGGTTTATCGGGCGATTTCCCTGCGAGCCGGAAGGACAACCACTCGCTCCGAGCTGCAACAAGACATTAACGCCATCTTCGCTACGGGTTATTTTGCCAAAGTGCGGGCGGAACCAGAGGATACTCCCTTGGGGGTGCGGGTGACTTTTGTGGTGGAGGCTAACCCAGAACTGTCCCGGGTGGAAGTTAAAGGTAATCAGGTATTACCCCAGAATGTGGTGGATGAAATTTTCTCTCCTCAGTATGGGGAGATTCTCAATTTGCGCCAATTGCAGGTGGGAATTAGAAAGCTGAATCAGTGGTATCAGGATAATGGTTATATCCTGGCGCAAGTGATTGATGTACCGCAAGTGAACCCGGATGGCTCCGTGACTCTGGAAGTGGCAGAAGGCACGGTGGAAAATGTCAAAGTTCAGTTTTTGAATAAGGACGGGGAGCCGACGGATGCTGATGGCAACCCGGTCACAGGTCGCACTAAGGAATACATCATTACCCGCGAGTTGGAACTGACATCGGGGGGAGTGTTCAACCGCACAGCCGTGGAGCGTGATTTGCAGCGGGTGTTTGGTTTGGGGATTTTTGAGGACGTGCGTTTGTCCTTGAATCCTGGTTCTGACCCCCGCCAGGTTGAGGTGGTGGTGAATGTGATTGAGAAGAACACCGGCTCGGTGGCTGCGGGTGCAGGGGTCAGCTCTGCTAGCGGTTTGTTCGGGACGGTGAGCTATCAGGAGCAAAACCTGTTTGGCCGCAATCAGAAGTTAGGGGGGGAGCTACAGGTAGGGGAACGGGAGATTTTGTATGATTTGCGATTTACCGACCCCTGGATTAAGAATGACCCTTACCGCACTTCTTACACGGTGAATGGGTTTAGGCGGCGATCGATTTCCCTGATTTTTGACGGCGGCGATGAGGAGGTGGAATTGCCCAACGGCGATCGGCCTCGCATCCTCCGCTTTGGCGGCGGCGTCAACTTTTCCCGCCCCATTAACCCCAACTTGCGCACTTCCCTGGGTGTGGAGTATCAGCGGGTGGCGATTCGCGATGCTGACGGCGACCTCTCCCCCCAAGACGAACTGGGCAACACTCTCAGCTTTAGCGAAGACGGTAAAGATGACCTGCTGATGTTCCAGTTCGCCACTCTATACGATCGGCGTGACAGCGTGCAGCGTCCCACCAAAGGCACTGTATTGCGTCTCAGTACCGAGCAATCAGTACCGATCGGTAGTAGCAGTATCTTTATGAACCGTCTCCGGGGCAGTTTGAGCTACTACCTCCCCGTCAGCCTCGTGCGCTACTCCAGCGAACCCCAATCCCTAGCATTCAACTTCCAAGCAGGCACCGTCATCGGCGACTTGCCCCCCTACGAAGCCTTTTCCCTGGGGGGTAGCAGCACCGTGCGGGGCTACGATGAAGGGGAACTGGGCACCGGACGCAGCTATGTCCAAGCTACCGCCGAGTACCGCTTTCCGGTATTCTCCGTAGTCAGCGGCGCCTTATTTTTTGACGCCGCCAGCGACTTGGGCACCGGCTCGGAAGTACCAGGAGACCCCGCAGGGGTGCGCGGCAAGCCCGGTAGCGGTTTCGGCTACGGTTTGGGGGTGCGCATCCAATCTCCCCTCGGCCCGATTCGGGTAGATTACGGTATCAGCGATGAGGGCGAAGGGCGTTTCCACTTCGGTCTTGGCGAGAGGTTTTAAGGTTTTGTCCTTTGTCACTTGTCCTTTGTCACTTGTCCTTTGTCACTTGTCACCAAAGGAAAATTGACAATTGCAATTATCAATTATCAATTATCAATTATCAATTATCAAAGGACAAAGGACAAAGGACAAATGACCAATGACCAATGACCAATGATATGAAACAAACAACTCTGGCACAGGACATCGAAGTTAAAGGCATCGGGCTGCATTCGGGTATAGAAGCAATGGTCAAATTACTGCCCGCCGCTACTGGTGGGCGGTATTTTCTGCGCACAGATACCCCCAACCCGGTGGAGATTCCCGCTGTGGTGTCATCGGTTCGCCAAACTACCCTCTCCACAGAACTGGCGGTGGGTGATGTGGGGGTAAGGACTACAGAACATCTGCTCGCGGCTCTGGTGGGATTGGGGGTAGATAATGTCAGAATTGAAATTTCTGGCCCAGAATTGCCCCTGCTGGATGGTTCGGCAAAGCAGTGGGTAGAGGCGATTTCTGCTGCGGGGGTGGTAGCCACGGATGATGATGCGGCTTTACCCCCAACCCTGACGGAACCCGTGTGGGTGCAACAGGGAGATGCGTTTGTGGCGGCTCTCCCCTCCCCTACTCGCCGCTGGACTTATGGGATTGATTTTCCGATGCGGGCGATCGGCAATCAGTGGCACAGTTGGGCTGATGATACCGCCAGCTTCACCACCGACATCGCTCCCGCTCGCACTTTTGGTTTTGCCGAACAAATCGAGCAGTTGCGGGCCGCCGGTTTAATCAAAGGCGGTAGTTTAGATAATGCCCTGGTTTGCAGTGAGGAAGGTTGGCTCAATCCTCCTCTCCGATTCCCAAATGAGCCAGCTCGTCATAAACTTTTAGACTTAGTAGGGGATATCAGCTTGCTCGGCACTATCCCCGTGGCGCACTTCCTCGCCTACAAAGCCAGCCACAATTTGCACGTGCAACTGGCTCGGCTCTTGGTGACGGAGTGAGAGCGATCGGAGTTAGGCTTCAACCCAAAAAGGTGACGGAGTTCTTACGCTTCGCTCAACCCACCGACAAACTTGGTAGGGGCACGGCATCTTTAATATATCGGTGAAACGAGAAATCTTGATGATGCTGTGCTACTACAGTCAAATGACTAAGGACCATTGACCAAGGACAAATACTGCATTTACTCAATCATCATGTCAACTTCCGCAACTGACGGCAATTCTGCAACTACCACGGCAACCCAGTCCCCAGAGGCAACCACGGCGGGGGCAACTCCGGCAACGGTGATGGGTATTGAGGCAATTCACGAACTGCTCCCCCACCGCTATCCTTTTGCTTTGGTGGACCGGATTATTGAATATGTACCGGGAGATCGAGCCGTAGGCTTAAAAAATGTCACTTTTAACGAGCCCCATTTTCAAGGTCATTTCCCCGGACGCCCCGTAATGCCGGGAGTGCTAATTGTGGAAGCAATGGCCCAAGTGGGGGGAATTATTCTCTCCCAGTTGCCAGATATCCCCAGGGGTTTATGGATGTTTGCTGGTATCGATGGGGTGAGGTTTCGTCGCCCGGTGGTGCCAGGGGACCAATTGGTGATGACGGCGAAGCTCCTGTCAGTGAAGCGGAAGCGGTTCGCCAAAATCGAAGCTACTGCTACTGTGGGCGGCGAGCTGGCAGCGGAAGGCTCCTTAATGTTTGCTTTTGTAGATTAATTAATTGGTCATTGGTCATTTGTCGCTGGTCATTTGTCGGCCAGAAACCGGGTTTCTCGCGAATAGTCATCGTTTAGGGACGAGACATATTGTTTTAGAAACCCGGTTTCTTCAGGACACAAAGGACAAAGGACAAAGGACAAGTGACAAGTGACAAGGGACTAATGACAAATATAATTTATGATTCATCCTACTGCAATTATTGAACCGGGTGCTAAGCTACACCCATCGGTAGAAGTTGGTCCTTATGCGATAATTGGGCCAAAAGTGACAATCGGCCCAGAAACTACTATTGGTGCCCATGCGGTGATTGATGGCACTACGGAAATTGGGGCGCGCAATCGCATTTTTCCGGGGGTGGCTATTGGTCTGGAACCGCAAGATTTGAAGTATGATGGGGCGGAAAGCTTTACGAAAATTGGGGATGGCAATACCCTGCGGGAATATGTGACGGTGAACCGAGCCACTGGGGCGGGCGAGTTTACGGTTATCGGCGATAATAATTTACTGATGGCTTATGTCCATGTGGCCCATAATTGCTCGATCGGCCACCAAGTCGTAATCGCGAATAATGTCTCCCTCGCCGGTCATGTGCATATCGATTCTCGCGCTGTCATCGGTGGCGTTTTAGGCATTCACCAGTTTGTCCATATCGGTAAACTCTCGATGGTGGGAGGGATGAGCCGCATCGAGCGGGACGTACCTCCTTTTATGCTAGTGGAAGGCAATCCCTGTCGGGTGCGAGTCCTCAACCAAGTGGGTCTCAAGCGTGCTGGTTTGAGTGAAGATGACCGCAGTTTGTTAAAACAAGCGTTTAAAATTCTTTACCGTTCCGGTCTGACTTTAAATCAGGCTCTTGACAAACTGGATTTGCTCGCCGATAATGATTATATTCAACATTTATCTGGTTTCCTCCGCGCCTCTTTGGGCAATTCCCGACGCGGCCCCATTCCCGGCATTTCTTAGGTCCTTGGTCATTTGTCCCTGGTCATTTGTCATTTGTCCCTGGTCATTTGTCCCTGGTCATTTGTCCCTGGTCATTTGTCACCAACGGACAATTGAAAATTGACAATTATCAATTATCAAAGGACAATTGACAAATGACAAAGGACAAAGGACAAAGGTCATTGGTCATTTGTCCCTGGTCATTTGTCCCTGGTCATTTGTCACCAAAGGACAATTGACAATTGTCAATTATCAATTATCAATTATCAAAGGACAAAGGACAAAGGACAAAGGACAAACAACAAATGACCAAGGACAAAATCAGGATTTTTATCAGCACCGGTGAGGTGTCTGGTGATATGCAGGGGGCATTGTTGATTAATGCCCTCTACCGGCAAGCAGCGGCGCAGAATTTAGATTTGGAAATAGCCGCTTTGGGTGGGGAAAAAATGGCCGCTGCTGGGGCGTATTTGGTGGGCAATACGGTGGGGATTGGGTCGGTGGGTTTGGTGGAGTCTTTGCCTTATGTGGTGCCAACTTTGCAAGTGCAGGCAAAGGCGAAAAAATATTTGTGGTCAAATCCGCCGGATGTGTTGGTGGCGATTGATTATATGGGGCCAAATTTGGGGATTTGCGGTTATATGCGCCGCTATTTGCCCCTAGTGCCGATCGTCTATTACATCGCCCCCCAAGAGTGGGTTTGGTCGTTGGGGGGTGGCAACACAACGAAAATTGTGGCCAACTGCGATCGGCTCTTAGCCATTTTCCCCCAAGAAGCCCGCTACTACCAGGAAAAAGGCGCTAATGTCCAGTTTGTCGGTCATCCTTTAATCGAGGAAATGGCGACAGTCCCCAACCGCCACCAAGCAAGGCAAATTCTTGGTATTCCCCCAGAACAGCTCGCCGTAGTTTTGCTCCCCGCCTCCCGACAGCAGGAGGTAAAATACTTGTTACCGGTGATGGTAGCAGCCGCAAAGCGATTGCAAGCCATATTACCTCAAATTCATTTTTGGATACCAGTTTCTCTGGAAAAATATCGCCAACCCATTGCCCAAGCAATTCACCAAGCCGGTTTACGTGCTACTCTATTGTCAGCTTCTGAAGCACGCACGGCCATATCAGCCGCCGATTTAGCCATTGGCAAATCTGGCACAGTTAACCTAGAAATTGCCCTTCTCAATGTCCCCCAAGTAGTCATCTATCGCGTCAGTCATATAACTGCATGGATTGCCCAACATATCCTAAAATTTTCTATTCCTTTCATGTCTCCGCCGAACTTGGTTTTGGAGAAAGCCGCAGTCCCGGAATTACTCCAGAATGCGGCTACGGCGGATAATATTTGCCAAGAATCTCTGGATTTATTGCAAAATCATCACCGTCGTCAACAAATTTGGGCAGATTACCAGGAAATGCGGCAGCATTTAGGGGAAATTTTGGCTTCAGTGGAGTTTTCTAGAGCTTCTCCGGCGCAACTTGCCGCTAGGGCGATTTTATCGTCTGTGGGTGTCATACCATTTTCAATAAATTGTGCAACAGATAGTAAAGGTCGGATCTGATCGTCCCGCTCTCGAACTCGATCCCCCAACCCCCTTGAAAAGGGGGGCCTTAGAGATTCCCCCCCTTTTTTTAAGGGGGGGCTGGGGGGATCTGAACTGTTTCGGCATTAAATGCAAATGGTATCACCTGAAATGTAGGGGCACGGCATCAAAAGCTCTCGGTTTAATGAGAAATCCTGACGACGCCGTGCCCCTACCAATGATAATGCGATCGCACTTGCTATCAATGCGCAGCATTAAAGGCGGCAAATTGCTCTTCGGATATCCGATCGCACTTATACAAAGTCGTGGCAATTTCTGAAATCGTCAGCACCGCATGCGCCCGATACCCATTCTCCTTTAACCGGTCTTTCACACCTTTTTCATGGTCGATAAACACCACAATATCTTCTACGTACAAACCAGCAGATTGCAGTTTTCCCGCCCCTTCCATCGCGCTTTTACCGCTAATCAAAATATCATCTACCACCACTACTTTTTCCCCAGCCAAGAAATGTCCCTCCACCACCCGGCGGGTGCCGTGAGCTTTTACCTCCTTGCGCGGGAAAATCATCGGGTAATTTAACCGCAAGGATAGCCCCGTAGCTGTGGGCAAAGAACCGTAAGGAATCCCGGCAATGCGGTCAAATTGTAAATCTTTTAAAATTTCGGCATAAGCCCCAATCATTTTATCAAAAATTTGCGGATTAGAAATAATCGTCCGCAAATCGATATAATAAGGAAATACCGTTCCCGACGCCTGCACGTACTCGCCAAACATAATGCAGCCCAAATCATAAAGCTGCAAAATTAAATCCTGGTGGGGCTGCTTTTCTCCCACTGCCACATCTGGCAACCACAGGGGACAAGCCTCGTTTTCTCGCACCAAACTGTTTTTGGCTTGATTCACAGCTTCGCGCAGTAGTTTGATTTCCTGCCGAGGCTGTTGGTGAGTCCAGATATCTTGGGGTATCGGGATAATTAAACCCTCGCCGCCCTCATTCAACCCCGCTGCCAGAATTTTCTCTAAATCGCTGCCTTCTCGCCAAATACTCCGCGCCAAAATTATTCTTTCTGGGGCGACTTGGCGCACTCGCGTCAGGGTTTCTGGACTGTCAACTCCTACCTCTAACCCCACTTGTTCGCTAGTCCCCCAAGTTTGAATCTCTTTTACCAGTTCTAGATACAAGGGAGATTCTAAATTGGGATATTTTTGCACTCGCACAGCGGTAGGATTAGAGGTATGGCACAAGACAAAAATGCCTTTATCTGGGTATAATAAAAATGGTGCTGCTAAATCTTGGCCAGCGTAGGGACTGAGGGTGACTGCATCCACTCCCCACCGTTCAAATGCGGTTTCCGCAAAAGCGCTACTGCTGTTTAGGTCGCCGTGGGTGGCATCCAGGATGATGGGGATGTCTTTGGGAATTGCTGTTAAAATCTCCTCTAGCAGTTCCAAACCAGGGGCACCTAAAGCGGTATAAAGACCTAGGGTGGGTTTGTAGGCGCAGACTAAATCGGCGGTTTGCTCTAGGCAAAATAGCAGACCCTGCCGCAACTGGTCAATCAGGCTGCCTAAACCGGGGTCTGGTTCAAGGCCATTTGGCGTGGTCATACTCTCTAAGTTGGGGTCTAATCCCACAAATAGCAGGCTTTGATGGTGGCCGATCGCCCCGCTCAACTTGTCAAAAAAATTCATAACCCAGATTTTAATTTATGATTCGCAACCAATTTATTCAGTGTAAAGCATAATTTTTACATTTTTCTAGAAAATTTTACGATTTATCCCTTGTCCTTTGTCCTTTGGAGGAGAAACCGGGTTTCTGGGGACAAAGGACAAGTGACAAGGGACAAAGGACAAAGGACAAATGATATCCCCCCTACCCCCCTTTGAAAGGGGGGGATTTTGGACAAATGACCAATGACAAAGGACAAGGGACAAATAACCAATGACCAATGACCAAAAGATAGGACGCTATCTCACCCTAACCGAATTCTGCACCTGCAGTAATACCTATCGCCGCTATAGCGATAAAATTAATCCGTTTCCCCAAAACCCCCTGGAAACCCTAGGGGCACTGGAAAACCTCAGCCGGTTTATCATCGACCCGATTATCGACCATTTTGGCCGGGATAACTTTCACCTTACCTATGGCTTTTGTTCCCCAGATTTAAAAAAATACCTGGCCAAAAAAGACCCCATCACTGGGGAAAAGAATGGGCGGGTTGCCCCCAACCTTGACCAGCACATGGCCGCCGAAATTAATGCCAAAAATCAATATTATTGCTCCCGTCCCGGTGCAGCCTGCGATTTTGCTATCATCAACATTCCTAGCTCTCTAGTGATTGATTGGATTCTTAGCCAAAAATTACCGTTTGATTCGCTGTACTTCTACGGCGATAACCGCCCGATTCACATCAGTTATGGCTCCCAGCATAAACGGGATATTTGGACATTCACCGAGACGGGCGTCCCGACCAAAAAAGGTATCGCCCATTGGCGAGAACTGGCGAAAGAAATTCCCCCCGGTTCGTAGTTGGGCTTTAGCCCTCCTTCAAGTTCGTAGTTGGGCTTTAGCCCTCTTTTGAGTTCGTAGTTGGGCTTTAGCCCTCTTTTGAGTTCGTAGTTGGGCTTTAGCCCTCTTTTGAGTTAGTATTTGGGTTTACCCTCTTTTGAGTTCGTAGTTGGGCTTTAGCCCATACATCCTCATCCTCTAAACCTCGCCTTACGAGCAGCTTTCACTAATTTAATCCGATCGGGGTCAGCACCTTTGCGCCAAGAAACCCGGTGATGGCGGATTTCGGCACAATTGGCGTCTAAAATTTTCCCGAAATCCTTGCGCGTGATAATCCCTTGTTGGTCATCTAGTATCCCCCAGGCTTTTTCTTGGCGGGTGAGTTTGGCGAATTTTTCATAGTGGGGATATTCGGTGGTAACTAAACGCTCTTTGCTATGCAAAATTGGCGGATTATCCAGGGAGTCATAGTCGTAGTAAGTGACGCGCAAATCCCGCAAGTCGATTTTCATCCCCGAATATAGAACGGGGTGGGCGTTGATGTCGAAGTTGGGATAATATAGATAGGAGATTTTGTGGCTTTTGGTGTGAAATTTAATGACTGTGGCTTCATCCAGGCGCCCAACAGTGCGGCTGACGATGCCTTCATAGATTCTCAGCAGGGGGGCAAGGGAATTTAACGCCGAAACATGAATGTAGAAGCCTTTGCCCATCATTAACCCAACCGGACTTTCCCGGCAACAGTTGACAATTTCGTTTAAATCTGTTAAAACGAATATGAGTGATTCGGCAATTTCGCAGGCTTTCTTATAAGAAGGAAACAGAAATTTAATATCGTTGCGCACTTCTGGGCTGTAGTAGGATAAGGAATGACGGCGCCCAAAGTTAGATACAGCAATATAGGTGATGAGGTCGCGGCGACGTTTCTGGCGAATTGCTTCCCATTCTTCGGGATGGGTAATTTTGGTGATGACTTGGAAGGCGCGGCGATAGGTTGCAAATTCGCTGAGGATGGCTTTTTCTTCTGGGAGTTCCCCGGGAGCGGGGAGGCGTCCCCGATCGCACGCAAATTCCATCAGTGATTGCAGCAACTCCCGATAATCCTCAAAACTCTTGAAAACCCTCGGTATCGGCGTTTTGGTTCTAAACTTAGCCGCTTGCACTATCTGCGCCAGTCGCTGGTCACGGAATACAAAATAAATCCCCAACGCCGCCGGGATGGCTTCCACATTCAGCACTCCCTCAATGTAATTTTTTAGCTCTTCCTGAGAGTAGTATTTCTGAAAGGTATTGCGTCGGGTAATCACCCCATCGCCATAAGCCACGAATCCATTAATTTTATCATCAATCAGCACCATTGCCGCGACAATTAGCACTTTTTTCGTCAACTGCCATGCTCCTAGTAGTGCCTCCCGCCGTTCTTCTAAATCTTCTATCACATTAATCACATAACCGAGGTTGACCACATCGGCTTCTACTAGGCTCTCATCCCGGTGGTAATAAGGGTCCCATCCGGCACTTTCATAACCACGCGATCGGAGTCGCTCCACATCGCCACCGAAACCGCAACCATAATCAAAAAATGTGTGATTTTCCCCAAACAAACCCGCCTCTAACGCCAACCGCACGGGGCGCGATATTTCCCGCCTTAAAATTGCGGCTTTGTGGCGTTCTATTTGCGGGACATTCTGCTGCTGCTGGTCAACTAATGCT contains:
- the purC gene encoding phosphoribosylaminoimidazolesuccinocarboxamide synthase; amino-acid sequence: MSEAEKLYEGKAKIIYPTAEPEVLLTYFKDDATAFNAQKRGTIAGKGAINCTISSKIFQRLEREGIPTHFIDQPEPNQMRVRRVTIVPVEVVVRNIAAGSLCKQTGLPPGKELKPPLVEFFYKNDALGDPLLTIERLLVMELATKEQVEQLRDMALRINELLKGIFHECGITLVDFKLEFGIDSDGKLLLADEISPDTCRLWDEAEADPQKRVMDKDRFRLDLGQVEAAYERVLERILGGNIVT
- a CDS encoding BamA/TamA family outer membrane protein; translation: MAKTKITANLPSRRRRATEILGAVMAASTILTVTDPSLGETILSGSNELTNPPTNSPSLATHTPDPDRETAIATSDNPGADAEVSNLPAVASNIDSTLDTPPQTAFDSGTMEIPEVFPPSPLVSVAPPLPLSPSLAPIELEPSPPLPIPLAEMNLTDSPGGTLGVLSQNQTTPPPVIPPQPTQTTPPPVVPPQPTPTEPRNEPVPSPGNQTPPPVTPGGRQTQPTPPAGQQRQEPDVLVAEVAVSGVEGQLKDEVYRAISLRAGRTTTRSELQQDINAIFATGYFAKVRAEPEDTPLGVRVTFVVEANPELSRVEVKGNQVLPQNVVDEIFSPQYGEILNLRQLQVGIRKLNQWYQDNGYILAQVIDVPQVNPDGSVTLEVAEGTVENVKVQFLNKDGEPTDADGNPVTGRTKEYIITRELELTSGGVFNRTAVERDLQRVFGLGIFEDVRLSLNPGSDPRQVEVVVNVIEKNTGSVAAGAGVSSASGLFGTVSYQEQNLFGRNQKLGGELQVGEREILYDLRFTDPWIKNDPYRTSYTVNGFRRRSISLIFDGGDEEVELPNGDRPRILRFGGGVNFSRPINPNLRTSLGVEYQRVAIRDADGDLSPQDELGNTLSFSEDGKDDLLMFQFATLYDRRDSVQRPTKGTVLRLSTEQSVPIGSSSIFMNRLRGSLSYYLPVSLVRYSSEPQSLAFNFQAGTVIGDLPPYEAFSLGGSSTVRGYDEGELGTGRSYVQATAEYRFPVFSVVSGALFFDAASDLGTGSEVPGDPAGVRGKPGSGFGYGLGVRIQSPLGPIRVDYGISDEGEGRFHFGLGERF
- the lpxC gene encoding UDP-3-O-acyl-N-acetylglucosamine deacetylase, producing the protein MTNDMKQTTLAQDIEVKGIGLHSGIEAMVKLLPAATGGRYFLRTDTPNPVEIPAVVSSVRQTTLSTELAVGDVGVRTTEHLLAALVGLGVDNVRIEISGPELPLLDGSAKQWVEAISAAGVVATDDDAALPPTLTEPVWVQQGDAFVAALPSPTRRWTYGIDFPMRAIGNQWHSWADDTASFTTDIAPARTFGFAEQIEQLRAAGLIKGGSLDNALVCSEEGWLNPPLRFPNEPARHKLLDLVGDISLLGTIPVAHFLAYKASHNLHVQLARLLVTE
- the fabZ gene encoding 3-hydroxyacyl-ACP dehydratase FabZ, giving the protein MSTSATDGNSATTTATQSPEATTAGATPATVMGIEAIHELLPHRYPFALVDRIIEYVPGDRAVGLKNVTFNEPHFQGHFPGRPVMPGVLIVEAMAQVGGIILSQLPDIPRGLWMFAGIDGVRFRRPVVPGDQLVMTAKLLSVKRKRFAKIEATATVGGELAAEGSLMFAFVD
- the lpxA gene encoding acyl-ACP--UDP-N-acetylglucosamine O-acyltransferase — encoded protein: MIHPTAIIEPGAKLHPSVEVGPYAIIGPKVTIGPETTIGAHAVIDGTTEIGARNRIFPGVAIGLEPQDLKYDGAESFTKIGDGNTLREYVTVNRATGAGEFTVIGDNNLLMAYVHVAHNCSIGHQVVIANNVSLAGHVHIDSRAVIGGVLGIHQFVHIGKLSMVGGMSRIERDVPPFMLVEGNPCRVRVLNQVGLKRAGLSEDDRSLLKQAFKILYRSGLTLNQALDKLDLLADNDYIQHLSGFLRASLGNSRRGPIPGIS
- the lpxB gene encoding lipid-A-disaccharide synthase; its protein translation is MTKDKIRIFISTGEVSGDMQGALLINALYRQAAAQNLDLEIAALGGEKMAAAGAYLVGNTVGIGSVGLVESLPYVVPTLQVQAKAKKYLWSNPPDVLVAIDYMGPNLGICGYMRRYLPLVPIVYYIAPQEWVWSLGGGNTTKIVANCDRLLAIFPQEARYYQEKGANVQFVGHPLIEEMATVPNRHQARQILGIPPEQLAVVLLPASRQQEVKYLLPVMVAAAKRLQAILPQIHFWIPVSLEKYRQPIAQAIHQAGLRATLLSASEARTAISAADLAIGKSGTVNLEIALLNVPQVVIYRVSHITAWIAQHILKFSIPFMSPPNLVLEKAAVPELLQNAATADNICQESLDLLQNHHRRQQIWADYQEMRQHLGEILASVEFSRASPAQLAARAILSSVGVIPFSINCATDSKGRI